CGTTTTTCTATCCTGTGTGCTGCGCAGCGTGAAGGCCTTTGGCCGTATCGTATTCGTCGACTGTCTTTCTAGGACTGCACGTCATGTACGTCCGTTTTCGTTAAAAATACGTGGGACCCATCATGTAACGTACGGCGTTTAGCTGTCTTTCTGATAACTGTTGTTCCAATTTCTAGAGTGTTCCTACGCGTCCACTAGATAGGCGAGGCCACGCGCTAGTCGCTAGTAAATGTTTTaccatatatattttataataaaaaaggacaTTCAGAAAGTGAGTATTATTCCAATAAAAGATATTCTACCCCCTTGTCTCTTGGTTCATGCCTGAGTCGATGTATTGTCGACCATATTAGCAAGGTAAAATTAATGTGCAATGTTGATTTTGTGGCATACAGTTTGAGATTTAGTTTTTACCAAAATCATGGAAGAGCCAATTAGTCAAAATACAATTTTGGGAAACACAATTTTACCATATCAAATGACTATTCAAGGCGATTTGAGCTGTATAATTGAAGAAATACTTAGCTGTAGTACCGTTACACACGTTCTTTTATCGTGTCTTTCTCTCTTCACGTGATTtgtcacaaaaaaagaatggTAAACCCAACAGATACACATAAGGACACTCCTAGTTATTAACGCTAACACTCTGTCACTCGGGCCAATTAAATAGTACAAAAATTTATCATATATTCTCTTATTGAGTACAAAATCTTAAGATAAAATGGAATGCTCTTAACATTATTGTACacatataaaaattcaaaatatttatatttacaaCTCGTTTCACACTCACCCtcactaaaaataaatagtgaTTCACTTGCTCTAAACACAAGAGTAACACATGAAATACCCACCCACACAATCCACCAAAGAGAGATGAGTTTTTATGGCTCATGAGTGTGTGCTCAGTCAGGCCTCAGCAAAGTCTATCTGTCTTTGCCTCTCTGTTTTTCtccaaatattttattattgccACCCCACCCCTACAATCCTTCCACTCCTTCCCCCTTATATACCctccctctcctctctcccccAAAAAGCCCCTCccccacctctctctctctctctctctctctcaagcttaagtttttttttcttcttcattaaCACAAACACATTAAGCACACAAGATTAAGCTTGTTGAGCttaattagggttttgttAATACCAGAAGAAGGAAGATTTGGTTGATATTATTGGGTGGTTTTTCTGGGGCAAACAATTGAAATGACAATGAGCAACAACGTAATTAATGGGCAGTTTGGAGACACCACGCTGACCAAAGTGTTCGTTGGAGGGCTGGCTTGGGAGACTCCCAAGGAGGCCTTGAGAGAGCACTTCGACAAGTACGGTGAGATCTTGGAGGCCGTCATCATCTCTGATAAGCTCACCGGCAGATCCAAGGGCTACGGTTTCGTAAGTCTTTCCTTATTGTTTTTGCAACTTTTATAGTTTGCTGCTGGTGGTGATGTTTTGAGTCCTGGTTTTTATTTGGCGTTTGTTAATGTACATTGTAGGTCACATTCAAGGAGGCTGAGGCTGCTAAGAAGGCTTGCGAGGACGCGACGCCTGTCATAAACGGCCGCCGCGCCAACTGCAATCTGGCTTCCCTCGGGGCTCGCCGCCCCAGGTCGGCTTCAACCACcacccctcctcctcctcctcctcctcaacGAGGTATATAAACTAGCCAATCACTGTCGTGCTACATACATTGCACTTTGTACATTGTAAATTGCGACAAATTTAGGATTAAATGTCTAACATTGCATTCAAATGATGATATATATGAAGGATCAAACGGTGGCGGAGCAAGATCCATGTCACCTGCACCTGCAAATCACGTGCAGTGGTACTACCCAGCACCAGCAGGTACCCCAGCTACCCCATTCCATCACCAGCATCACCAGCCTGTTCCATTCTACGGGTACGTCTATTTTAATcacatttttttcccttttatttcTGCAAggtctatatatatttaatataatcatgtaaatattttttcttgttttcaggTACTCCCCAACCTACATTGCTGCTGATATGAGTTACAATCATGTAAGTAACCTAATTTTCGTGTTGAAGTTTAGCGCTGTCAGCCGTTGATGCATTGCGAGATTTTTCTGATTTGATATTTGTTCTTTGTGATACACAGAAGCTAGGCTACACAGGTGGGGCCTACATGAATGGGCATTACTCTCCTCAAGTGTACCCAGGCCAGCCTATGGTGGGGCCAAACACATTGATGCCAATGTACCCTCTTTACCACTACCACCATCAATCACATACAATGGGCTTACCTGCTCACATCTTTCCACCAACCACAGCGGGACACGTGGCAGCAGTCCCAACCATCATGTCCAAACCAGCGTCAATTGCTCCCAACACAGGTAGACATATACGCGACACTGATTTTTTATGGTCTACTTCCTCACATGCTAACATATGCTCTACCTAGTCAATGTCCCAAAATGGGAacataggaaaaaaaaaaaaaaaaatgccaaaacaaaatcattctGTCACGTGAGGTTGTGATTTTGCCAACTCTCATTTTTGCAGAACCCATGTGACTTGAACATTTGttcagaaaattaaatttaaaaaatgtaattgTTTAAGTACTCTTTCACATTATGTTCAAAATTATGCAAATATGTATTAGGTGAGTTGGTTAAGAAAGTAAGTTCGTGTCGTTGTATTTAAGTTTGAGTCTCTCTCCAcatattagattaatttagaatactttaaactatcgcttgtatagaAAAATTATATTCGAAATCATTGAATCAAAATGGCAAAGACAAGTAAGGCATATGTAATTTGCCAATGAGGTTTCTTTCCCTCTGTGTTGTTTTTTCTGAACTAATCCGAGTATATATGGTAAGATTCCTTGTAAAGTTGTAGGAGTTGAAGGCaaatgaatttggtttgatttatttatataaatgtaaAACTGATACTAGAAAAAACAGTGTGCTTGGCTGTGGAATAGCAGGGACAGTTGGCACAGAGGAAGAGAGCTTTAAAAAAGTTGGCTAAAAAGAGGCTGCACTTATTTAATTCGTTGGCAATAACAAAGGGGAAAACGTGGTGGCTGCACAGAGCAACATTATTATCTGATCTCTTGTGCCTCTTCTctcctatatttttttttcttttcttcttttaatttacttctttaatttaattcatattCTTAGGTGTTTGATAAGattctctcattctcttctctctctctctctctctctctctaacatCCATCTCAGCTTGAGCTGTGAACCATTATtcaagaaaaggaagaaagaaacaaacaatgtAACAGAAGAAGTCATTGTATCATGCTGCATGTTCTGAATTGCCCACTTCTTGTGGGTTGCTTTTCATGGCTTCTTTCTACTTTTCTCTGCCCAAAGCCTGCCTCTCTCTTTCAcacatatttttgttttgggctGGATTGTTTTTTGGGGAGGAACTCAACCCACTTCACCAAACCGAAACTGATTAAGAGTATTTATCCATGAACCCGAGGTTTTAAATTCGGCGCTTTCCTTCCTCACTATCccttaaacaaaaattcttgcCCTTGATGACATTTATTGGTAAGTAGAAATGAGAAATAAAAGTCAACCTGAACATATTGAATATAATGACAGAGCAGCAATTTCCATCAATTAAAAGAACCGCAAGTAGCTTATGAAATGTCtccaatttcatcaaacaacTTGCCCATGTGCTTCGAGGAAATATTCAGGAATTTGGCCACTGGTTGTGATTCAACCAAACATAGATACCTTCTTGTCTCAAGGAAATTGATTGCCTTCACACGTACGCAAACATGGGCTGTTGGGCCTTCCAGCTCTTCCATTTCTTCCAGCTCTTCCATAGAATCTTCAACTGATCTTTTGTTCTTGTGTTCAAAATTACGTAGTTTCAAAGTTCAAGTGGTCTAGGATTCAATAGGGTATTAAACAGTGGTTCTAAAATGACGTTACTTTGGACACACACACCATTAGGAATTCTATGTGCAACACATCCGTCTTCTATCAATAGACTAGTTTTGTATCGATAACATGTCGCTACATttattattaagaaaaatatagttaTACTCAACAAAAGGTAAAATATTAAGGATATAATCAATGGGCTAGTTTTGTTTTAGACTTAGTCAAttgtatttgaatttttctcaGGTCAAAGTCAATGGCGATTATCATGTGCTTTTGGGTatgtttaatttgaatttgaactgacgtttatgatttttttaagtttatgaaaattatgaatttttctcATCAATGGATATGtctttttttatgaattactTGGTTTCATTGCTGTTTGATATGAAAAGTCTTTGGGATTATTCTCATATGTAATTCTTGAGGAACTTTTGAACCAAAGAGGTTCTAGTTGCAGTTGGCTTTTGAGTATTGCATGCTCCAAATTTAATAGATTTATCTTTGTTTAGATGCATGGTACTTGATGGTGagtttttatagtttttttttttccttctcttgaTGGTGTAGCACTAATGTGGCGATACCTTGGCGTATGAAATATGACTTATGTCATTATCTCTCGGCCTTCTTCTTGAAAGTAGGGTTTGATTTCACAACCTTGTCCTTGTGTCACGGGATGACTTTTTTGGAGT
The Prunus dulcis chromosome 2, ALMONDv2, whole genome shotgun sequence DNA segment above includes these coding regions:
- the LOC117619269 gene encoding probable RNA-binding protein ARP1 isoform X1, whose protein sequence is MTMSNNVINGQFGDTTLTKVFVGGLAWETPKEALREHFDKYGEILEAVIISDKLTGRSKGYGFVTFKEAEAAKKACEDATPVINGRRANCNLASLGARRPRSASTTTPPPPPPPQRGSNGGGARSMSPAPANHVQWYYPAPAGTPATPFHHQHHQPVPFYGYSPTYIAADMSYNHKLGYTGGAYMNGHYSPQVYPGQPMVGPNTLMPMYPLYHYHHQSHTMGLPAHIFPPTTAGHVAAVPTIMSKPASIAPNTGTVGTEEESFKKVG
- the LOC117619269 gene encoding probable RNA-binding protein ARP1 isoform X2; this translates as MTMSNNVINGQFGDTTLTKVFVGGLAWETPKEALREHFDKYGEILEAVIISDKLTGRSKGYGFVTFKEAEAAKKACEDATPVINGRRANCNLASLGARRPRSASTTTPPPPPPPQRGSNGGGARSMSPAPANHVQWYYPAPAGTPATPFHHQHHQPVPFYGYSPTYIAADMSYNHKLGYTGGAYMNGHYSPQVYPGQPMVGPNTLMPMYPLYHYHHQSHTMGLPAHIFPPTTAGHVAAVPTIMSKPASIAPNTVCLAVE